A stretch of the Streptosporangium sp. NBC_01755 genome encodes the following:
- a CDS encoding ABC transporter substrate-binding protein — MKRNIPIAAGAALLALSVAACSGASAPAGSAGQAGPAGSSQAGSAGFQEQHKGGTLRLQAKAGDGTLDPHINYSNGNWQVFQAMYDGLLAFKKVGGEASYDLVPDLAEAMPQVSQDGRSYTFTLRKGVRFAGGGEVTVDDVVASFERIYKVSGPTSGTFYAGIVGAEDCVKKPKGCTLEAGVVADKAKNTVTINLVEPDSEFPLKLALPHAAVLPKDTPDKDQGTKPIGGTGPYTAASYDPNKELKLVRNPNFTEWSREAQPQGYPDEIVYSYGLTAEAAVTAVQNGQADWVFDPLPADRLSEIGTKYASQAHVNQLSAFWYLPLNVNLAPFDKPEARQALNWAIDRQAVVKMFGGANVAQPACSLLPPGIPGHADFCDFPKQDLAKARELVQQSGTAGQEVSLVVADDDVSKQIGEYVRSTLEQIGYQAKLKVISTNIHFTYIQNDKNKVQASVSQWYADYPAASDFLNVLLSCASFRPGSDSSINISGFCDKDIDARMAEAMTLDRTDKNAANAKWGEIDRDLTKASPIIPLFTPKQVDFVSSRVGNYQFHKQFFMLISQLWVK; from the coding sequence ATGAAGCGCAACATCCCGATCGCAGCGGGCGCGGCCCTGCTCGCCCTGTCCGTCGCCGCTTGTTCCGGCGCCTCCGCCCCGGCCGGGTCCGCAGGGCAGGCCGGCCCGGCCGGATCCTCCCAGGCGGGCTCAGCGGGCTTCCAGGAGCAGCACAAGGGCGGCACGCTCCGCCTGCAGGCCAAGGCCGGCGACGGCACGCTCGACCCGCACATCAACTACAGCAACGGCAACTGGCAGGTCTTCCAGGCCATGTACGACGGCCTGCTGGCCTTCAAGAAGGTCGGTGGCGAGGCCTCCTACGACCTGGTCCCGGACCTGGCCGAGGCCATGCCCCAGGTCAGTCAGGACGGCAGGTCCTACACCTTCACCCTCCGCAAGGGCGTGAGGTTCGCCGGCGGCGGCGAGGTCACCGTCGACGACGTGGTGGCCTCCTTCGAGCGGATCTACAAGGTCTCCGGGCCGACCTCCGGCACCTTCTACGCCGGGATCGTCGGCGCCGAAGACTGCGTCAAGAAGCCGAAGGGCTGCACGCTCGAGGCGGGCGTGGTCGCCGACAAGGCCAAGAACACGGTCACGATCAACCTGGTCGAGCCGGACTCGGAGTTCCCGCTCAAGCTCGCGCTGCCGCACGCGGCGGTGCTGCCGAAGGACACCCCGGACAAGGACCAGGGCACCAAGCCGATCGGCGGCACCGGGCCCTACACGGCGGCCTCCTACGACCCCAACAAGGAGCTCAAGCTCGTCCGCAACCCCAACTTCACCGAGTGGTCGCGCGAGGCGCAGCCGCAGGGGTACCCGGACGAGATCGTCTACTCCTACGGCCTCACCGCCGAGGCCGCGGTCACCGCTGTCCAGAACGGCCAGGCCGACTGGGTCTTCGACCCGCTGCCCGCCGATCGGCTCAGCGAGATCGGCACCAAGTACGCCTCCCAGGCGCACGTGAACCAGCTCTCGGCCTTCTGGTACCTCCCGCTCAACGTCAACCTCGCCCCGTTCGACAAGCCCGAGGCCCGTCAGGCGCTCAACTGGGCGATCGACCGCCAGGCCGTGGTGAAGATGTTCGGCGGGGCCAACGTGGCCCAGCCCGCCTGCTCACTCCTGCCGCCCGGCATCCCCGGTCACGCCGACTTCTGTGACTTCCCCAAGCAGGACCTGGCCAAGGCCAGGGAACTCGTCCAGCAGTCGGGCACCGCGGGCCAGGAGGTCTCCCTGGTCGTCGCCGACGACGACGTGAGCAAGCAGATCGGCGAGTACGTCCGCAGCACCCTGGAGCAGATCGGCTACCAGGCCAAGCTCAAGGTCATCTCGACGAACATCCACTTCACCTACATCCAGAACGACAAGAACAAGGTCCAGGCCAGCGTCTCCCAGTGGTACGCCGACTACCCCGCCGCCTCGGACTTCCTGAACGTGCTGCTGTCCTGCGCGTCCTTCCGCCCGGGCAGCGACTCCAGCATCAACATCTCCGGCTTCTGCGACAAGGACATCGACGCCCGGATGGCCGAGGCCATGACGCTGGACCGGACCGACAAGAACGCCGCGAACGCCAAGTGGGGCGAGATCGACCGCGACCTGACCAAGGCAAGCCCGATCATCCCGCTGTTCACCCCCAAGCAGGTCGACTTCGTCTCCAGCAGGGTCGGCAACTACCAGTTCCACAAGCAGTTCTTCATGCTCATCTCCCAGCTCTGGGTCAAGTAG
- a CDS encoding ABC transporter permease: MSGAETIPAVAATVRPGAGPWRQAAVRILRNRSAMIAGAGLLLIVLVCLLAPVYAGSIAHTDPFVSNISGTTVVDGQEVQVLQQSTEGLGLGVTPIGPTGDPGHYLLGADNQGRDVMARLLYGGRNSLLIGVSAALLCCALATVLGVVAGYFGGWIDAVLSRFFDVIWAFPVYLLAICLSVVLLTSGLHLGPVHIDAGSLALPIVIIAIIYVPYVARPLRGQVMALRDKEFLHAAVGLGASDLRIMRREVLPNILPTVVVFLPLMTALSMLTESALSFLSVGVQSPDASWGTIINDGLALLYTRPMITIAAGLFVALTAVVLNVFGDGVRDALDPNARLRGGA, from the coding sequence ATGAGCGGGGCGGAGACCATCCCCGCGGTCGCCGCCACGGTCCGGCCCGGTGCCGGCCCGTGGCGGCAGGCCGCCGTCCGGATCCTGCGCAACCGCTCGGCGATGATCGCCGGAGCCGGACTGCTCCTCATCGTGCTCGTCTGCCTGCTGGCCCCGGTCTACGCGGGTTCGATCGCGCACACCGACCCGTTCGTCTCCAACATCTCCGGCACCACGGTCGTGGACGGCCAGGAGGTCCAGGTCCTCCAGCAGAGCACCGAGGGCCTCGGTCTGGGCGTCACCCCGATCGGCCCGACCGGCGACCCCGGCCACTACCTGCTCGGGGCGGACAACCAGGGCCGCGACGTCATGGCCAGGCTCCTGTACGGCGGGCGCAACAGCCTGCTGATCGGCGTCTCCGCGGCGCTGCTCTGCTGTGCGCTGGCCACCGTGCTCGGCGTGGTCGCCGGCTATTTCGGCGGCTGGATCGACGCCGTGCTCTCCCGGTTCTTCGACGTGATCTGGGCCTTCCCGGTCTACCTGCTGGCCATCTGCCTGTCGGTGGTGCTGCTCACCAGCGGCCTGCACCTGGGGCCGGTCCACATCGACGCGGGCAGCCTCGCACTGCCGATCGTCATCATCGCGATCATCTACGTCCCCTACGTGGCCCGGCCACTGCGGGGCCAGGTGATGGCGCTGCGCGACAAGGAGTTCCTGCACGCCGCCGTCGGCCTGGGCGCGAGCGACCTGCGGATCATGCGCCGTGAGGTGCTGCCGAACATCCTGCCCACAGTGGTGGTGTTCCTGCCGCTGATGACGGCGCTCAGCATGCTCACCGAGTCGGCGCTGTCGTTCCTGTCGGTCGGTGTCCAGTCGCCCGACGCGAGCTGGGGCACGATCATCAACGACGGCCTCGCCCTGCTCTACACCCGGCCGATGATCACTATCGCCGCGGGGCTGTTCGTCGCGCTGACCGCGGTCGTGCTCAACGTCTTCGGCGACGGCGTGCGCGACGCGCTCGACCCGAACGCCCGGCTGCGGGGA